One stretch of Miscanthus floridulus cultivar M001 chromosome 18, ASM1932011v1, whole genome shotgun sequence DNA includes these proteins:
- the LOC136520021 gene encoding protein NRT1/ PTR FAMILY 4.6-like isoform X1: MEDGARDAERWEGYVDWRNRPATRGRHGGMGAASFVLVVEVLENLAFLANASNLVTYLMRFMHYSPSQSATTVTNFMGTAFLLALLGGFLSDAFFTTYTIYIVSAFIEFMGLVILTVQARTPSLMPPQCAAKPAPCEPVSGPKKAMLFAGLYLTALGVGGIKGSLPSHGAEQFDEHAPRGRKGRSTFFNYFVFCLSCGALVAVTFAVWVEDNRGWQWGFGISTIAILLSIPVFAAGSRLYRNKVPTGSPLTTIAKVLVATALARRRGGCGYAQSAISNGAVIDRAPSPTGSTDMKEYDCKPGAGDMNMMEEMSISDTAAIVAAAEPSHELAFLNRAVQCQPPRHGRLACTVQEVEDVKIVLMVLPIFFSTIMLNCCLAQLSTFSVEQAATMDTRVGSLTVPPASLPVFPVTFIIILAPVYDHVIVPFARRVTGTEMGITHLQRIGTGLVLSIVAMAVAAVVEVKRKNVAADNGMLDSAKPLPITFFWIAFQYLFLGSADLFTLAGLLEFFFSEAPPRMRSLATSLSWASLALGYYLSSVLVSIVNSATGRGDHRPWLQGASLNHYHLERFYWVMCVLSTLNYLFFLFLAIRYKYRNAGVIKG; encoded by the exons tggtggaggtgCTGGAGAACCTGGCGTTCCTGGCGAACGCGAGCAACCTGGTGACGTACCTGATGCGGTTCATGCACTACTCGCCGTCGCAGTCGGCCACCACGGTCACCAACTTCATGGGCACCGCGTTCCTGCTCGCGCTCCTCGGCGGCTTCCTCTCCGACGCCTTCTTCACCACCTACACCATCTACATCGTCAGCGCCTTCATCGAGTTCATG GGGCTGGTGATCCTGACGGTCCAGGCGCGCACGCCGTCTCTGATGCCGCCGCAGTGCGCCGCCAAGCCGGCACCGTGCGAGCCCGTGTCGGGGCCCAAGAAGGCGATGCTGTTCGCGGGGCTGTACCTGACGGCGCTGGGCGTGGGCGGGATCAAGGGCTCGCTGCCCTCCCACGGCGCGGAGCAGTTCGACGAGCACGCGCCGCGGGGGCGAAAGGGCCGCTCCACCTTCTTCAACTACTTCGTCTTCTGCCTCTCCTGCGGCGCCCTCGTCGCCGTCACCTTCGCCGTCTGGGTCGAGGACAACAGGGGCTGGCAGTGGGGGTTCGGCATCTCCACCATCGCCATCCTCCTCTCCATCCCGGTCTTCGCCGCGGGATCCAGGCTGTACCGGAACAAGGTGCCCACGGGGAGCCCTCTCACCACCATCGCCAAGGTCCTCGTCGCTACCGCGCTCGCGCGGCGCCGCGGCGGATGCGGATACGCGCAGAGCGCCATCAGCAACGGCGCCGTCATCGACCGCGCGCCCAGCCCCACGGGGAGCACCGACATGAAGGAGTACGACTGCAAGCCCGGGGCCGGGGACATGAACATGATGGAGGAGATGTCGATCTCCGACACTGCTGCGATCGTGGCTGCCGCCGAGCCGTCCCACGAGCTCGCGTTCCTGAACCGCGCCGTGCAGTGCCAGCCGCCGCGGCACGGCCGCCTGGCGTGCACGGTGCAGGAGGTGGAGGACGTCAAGATCGTGCTCATGGTGCTGCCCATCTTCTTCTCCACCATCATGCTCAACTGCTGCCTGGCGCAGCTGTCCACCTTCTCGGTCGAGCAGGCGGCCACCATGGACACGCGCGTGGGGAGCCTCACCGTGCCGCCCGCGTCGCTCCCGGTGTTCCCGGTcaccttcatcatcatcctcgcgCCCGTCTACGACCACGTCATCGTCCCGTTCGCGCGCCGCGTCACGGGGACCGAGATGGGCATCACGCACCTCCAGCGGATCGGCACCGGGCTGGTGCTCTCCATCGTCGCCATGGCCGTGGCCGCCGTCGTCGAGGTGAAGCGCAAGAACGTGGCGGCCGACAACGGGATGCTGGACTCGGCGAAGCCGCTGCCCATCACCTTCTTCTGGATCGCGTTCCAGTACCTGTTCCTGGGGTCCGCGGACCTGTTCACGCTGGCGGGGCTGCTCGAGTTCTTCTTCAGCGAGGCGCCGCCGCGGATGAGATCACTGGCGACGTCGCTGTCGTGGGCGTCGCTGGCGCTGGGGTACTACCTCAGCTCAGTGCTGGTGTCCATCGTGAACAGCGCGACAGGGCGCGGCGACCACCGGCCGTGGCTGCAGGGTGCAAGCCTGAACCACTACCACCTCGAGAGGTTCTACTGGGTCATGTGCGTGCTCAGCACCCTCAActacctcttcttcctcttcttggccATCAGGTACAAGTACAGAAACGCGGGGGTCATCAAAGGGTAA
- the LOC136520021 gene encoding protein NRT1/ PTR FAMILY 4.6-like isoform X2: MRFMHYSPSQSATTVTNFMGTAFLLALLGGFLSDAFFTTYTIYIVSAFIEFMGLVILTVQARTPSLMPPQCAAKPAPCEPVSGPKKAMLFAGLYLTALGVGGIKGSLPSHGAEQFDEHAPRGRKGRSTFFNYFVFCLSCGALVAVTFAVWVEDNRGWQWGFGISTIAILLSIPVFAAGSRLYRNKVPTGSPLTTIAKVLVATALARRRGGCGYAQSAISNGAVIDRAPSPTGSTDMKEYDCKPGAGDMNMMEEMSISDTAAIVAAAEPSHELAFLNRAVQCQPPRHGRLACTVQEVEDVKIVLMVLPIFFSTIMLNCCLAQLSTFSVEQAATMDTRVGSLTVPPASLPVFPVTFIIILAPVYDHVIVPFARRVTGTEMGITHLQRIGTGLVLSIVAMAVAAVVEVKRKNVAADNGMLDSAKPLPITFFWIAFQYLFLGSADLFTLAGLLEFFFSEAPPRMRSLATSLSWASLALGYYLSSVLVSIVNSATGRGDHRPWLQGASLNHYHLERFYWVMCVLSTLNYLFFLFLAIRYKYRNAGVIKG; this comes from the exons ATGCGGTTCATGCACTACTCGCCGTCGCAGTCGGCCACCACGGTCACCAACTTCATGGGCACCGCGTTCCTGCTCGCGCTCCTCGGCGGCTTCCTCTCCGACGCCTTCTTCACCACCTACACCATCTACATCGTCAGCGCCTTCATCGAGTTCATG GGGCTGGTGATCCTGACGGTCCAGGCGCGCACGCCGTCTCTGATGCCGCCGCAGTGCGCCGCCAAGCCGGCACCGTGCGAGCCCGTGTCGGGGCCCAAGAAGGCGATGCTGTTCGCGGGGCTGTACCTGACGGCGCTGGGCGTGGGCGGGATCAAGGGCTCGCTGCCCTCCCACGGCGCGGAGCAGTTCGACGAGCACGCGCCGCGGGGGCGAAAGGGCCGCTCCACCTTCTTCAACTACTTCGTCTTCTGCCTCTCCTGCGGCGCCCTCGTCGCCGTCACCTTCGCCGTCTGGGTCGAGGACAACAGGGGCTGGCAGTGGGGGTTCGGCATCTCCACCATCGCCATCCTCCTCTCCATCCCGGTCTTCGCCGCGGGATCCAGGCTGTACCGGAACAAGGTGCCCACGGGGAGCCCTCTCACCACCATCGCCAAGGTCCTCGTCGCTACCGCGCTCGCGCGGCGCCGCGGCGGATGCGGATACGCGCAGAGCGCCATCAGCAACGGCGCCGTCATCGACCGCGCGCCCAGCCCCACGGGGAGCACCGACATGAAGGAGTACGACTGCAAGCCCGGGGCCGGGGACATGAACATGATGGAGGAGATGTCGATCTCCGACACTGCTGCGATCGTGGCTGCCGCCGAGCCGTCCCACGAGCTCGCGTTCCTGAACCGCGCCGTGCAGTGCCAGCCGCCGCGGCACGGCCGCCTGGCGTGCACGGTGCAGGAGGTGGAGGACGTCAAGATCGTGCTCATGGTGCTGCCCATCTTCTTCTCCACCATCATGCTCAACTGCTGCCTGGCGCAGCTGTCCACCTTCTCGGTCGAGCAGGCGGCCACCATGGACACGCGCGTGGGGAGCCTCACCGTGCCGCCCGCGTCGCTCCCGGTGTTCCCGGTcaccttcatcatcatcctcgcgCCCGTCTACGACCACGTCATCGTCCCGTTCGCGCGCCGCGTCACGGGGACCGAGATGGGCATCACGCACCTCCAGCGGATCGGCACCGGGCTGGTGCTCTCCATCGTCGCCATGGCCGTGGCCGCCGTCGTCGAGGTGAAGCGCAAGAACGTGGCGGCCGACAACGGGATGCTGGACTCGGCGAAGCCGCTGCCCATCACCTTCTTCTGGATCGCGTTCCAGTACCTGTTCCTGGGGTCCGCGGACCTGTTCACGCTGGCGGGGCTGCTCGAGTTCTTCTTCAGCGAGGCGCCGCCGCGGATGAGATCACTGGCGACGTCGCTGTCGTGGGCGTCGCTGGCGCTGGGGTACTACCTCAGCTCAGTGCTGGTGTCCATCGTGAACAGCGCGACAGGGCGCGGCGACCACCGGCCGTGGCTGCAGGGTGCAAGCCTGAACCACTACCACCTCGAGAGGTTCTACTGGGTCATGTGCGTGCTCAGCACCCTCAActacctcttcttcctcttcttggccATCAGGTACAAGTACAGAAACGCGGGGGTCATCAAAGGGTAA